The uncultured Cohaesibacter sp. genome window below encodes:
- a CDS encoding DsbA family oxidoreductase, translating into MTQPLHIDIVSDVVCPWCAVGYNQLRVALERLGLEAEIRWQPFQLNPDMAPEGQNLGEHLREKYGVTPAQSKQNRDHITRLGAEVGFQFHFTDDMRMFNTHDAHQLIHWAGLSGRDTEVKQAFQKAYFADGLDISNREVLVGIVADLGFDADEARAILSEQRYDREVREDMAFWRQQGVNSVPAVIIDRKYLVPGAVGVEQFSKILSEMTRPRG; encoded by the coding sequence ATGACCCAACCCCTTCACATCGACATCGTCTCGGATGTTGTCTGCCCGTGGTGCGCCGTGGGTTACAACCAGCTGCGCGTGGCGCTGGAACGGCTGGGCCTTGAGGCCGAGATCCGCTGGCAGCCCTTCCAGCTCAATCCGGACATGGCGCCGGAGGGGCAGAATCTGGGCGAGCATTTGCGCGAGAAATATGGTGTTACTCCGGCGCAGAGCAAGCAGAACCGCGATCACATCACGCGGCTTGGTGCAGAGGTTGGTTTCCAGTTCCATTTCACCGACGACATGCGCATGTTCAACACCCATGATGCCCACCAACTCATCCACTGGGCCGGACTCTCAGGGCGCGATACCGAGGTCAAGCAGGCTTTTCAGAAAGCCTATTTCGCCGACGGGCTCGATATCAGCAATCGCGAAGTGCTGGTCGGGATTGTTGCCGATCTGGGCTTCGACGCCGACGAGGCCCGCGCCATTCTGAGCGAGCAGCGCTACGACAGGGAAGTGCGTGAAGATATGGCTTTCTGGCGACAGCAGGGTGTCAACAGTGTGCCCGCCGTGATCATTGATCGCAAATATCTGGTGCCCGGTGCCGTTGGTGTCGAGCAATTCAGTAAGATACTGTCGGAAATGACCCGCCCGCGGGGATAA
- a CDS encoding RNA methyltransferase, translating into METESRATKKGLIKEITAVSNQHIKDIRSLERRKVRAETGQFMAEGLQLVAFALEAGWDADILVYAKNIKSHELVQQVAAKVYARGGLILEVSEQVLSKLTHRDNPQHVIGVFRQRIGTLADLTKDMASAGADMAVALEGVKDPGNLGTIIRTTDAVGASALLLIGETTDPFSLEAVRATMGSIFHVPLYRATREEFLSWRKSWPGEIVGTHLKGAVDYRTVKPKEPVLVMMGNEQSGLPDDFAESCDHLVKIPMAGRAESLNLAISTGITLFRLREGKLGL; encoded by the coding sequence ATGGAAACCGAAAGCCGCGCCACGAAAAAGGGCCTGATCAAGGAAATCACGGCCGTCTCCAACCAGCATATCAAGGACATCCGGTCTCTTGAGCGTCGCAAGGTGCGCGCCGAAACCGGCCAGTTCATGGCCGAGGGGCTGCAGCTGGTCGCCTTCGCGCTGGAAGCTGGCTGGGACGCGGACATTCTGGTCTATGCCAAGAATATCAAGAGCCACGAGCTGGTGCAGCAGGTGGCTGCCAAGGTCTACGCCCGTGGCGGGCTCATTCTTGAGGTCTCCGAACAGGTGCTTTCCAAGCTGACCCACCGCGACAACCCGCAGCATGTCATCGGCGTCTTCCGTCAACGCATCGGTACGCTCGCAGATCTGACAAAGGACATGGCATCTGCTGGTGCCGACATGGCCGTGGCGCTCGAAGGGGTAAAGGATCCGGGCAATCTGGGGACGATCATCCGGACGACCGACGCTGTCGGCGCCAGTGCCCTGTTGCTGATCGGCGAGACCACCGATCCATTCAGCCTCGAAGCCGTTCGCGCCACCATGGGGTCCATCTTCCATGTGCCGCTCTACCGGGCCACTCGCGAGGAATTCCTGAGCTGGCGCAAGAGCTGGCCTGGCGAAATCGTCGGCACCCATCTCAAGGGCGCAGTCGATTATCGCACCGTCAAGCCGAAGGAACCGGTTTTGGTGATGATGGGCAACGAACAGTCGGGTCTGCCGGACGATTTTGCCGAGAGCTGCGATCATCTGGTCAAGATCCCTATGGCTGGTCGGGCAGAGAGTCTCAATCTGGCCATCTCGACCGGCATCACCCTGTTTCGCCTGCGCGAAGGCAAACTGGGGCTTTAA
- a CDS encoding undecaprenyl-diphosphate phosphatase, whose amino-acid sequence MDLATYFEAVILGLIEGLTEFLPVSSTGHILLAGHFLGFHNDGKTFEVLIQLGAILAILTVYFHRLLKIAIDLPTSRKARMFVIGILLAFLPAAVLGASLHGFIKQVLFESPRLICTTLIIGGVLLAWVDRLDLKPRYTDIMDYPLSLCFKIGLFQCLALIPGMSRSGSTIAGALVMGTDKRSAAEFSFFLAMPTMAGAFAYDLYKNRDIISLDEAGVIGIGFVAAFIAAVFVVRQLLDFVSRHGFMPFAIWRILIGGLGLIGLYVVG is encoded by the coding sequence ATGGATCTTGCCACATATTTCGAAGCCGTCATTTTGGGGCTTATTGAAGGCCTGACGGAGTTTCTCCCCGTGTCCTCAACCGGCCATATATTGCTGGCTGGTCACTTCCTTGGATTTCACAATGATGGCAAGACCTTCGAGGTACTGATCCAGCTCGGTGCCATTCTGGCGATCCTGACCGTCTATTTTCATCGCCTCCTGAAGATCGCCATCGATCTTCCCACCAGCCGCAAGGCGCGGATGTTCGTTATCGGCATCCTCCTGGCCTTTCTTCCCGCTGCCGTGCTCGGGGCAAGCCTGCATGGCTTCATCAAGCAGGTGCTGTTCGAAAGCCCGCGGCTCATCTGCACGACGCTGATCATCGGCGGCGTGCTGCTCGCCTGGGTGGACCGGCTCGACCTCAAGCCACGCTATACGGACATCATGGACTACCCGCTGTCGCTGTGCTTCAAGATCGGCCTGTTCCAGTGTCTGGCCCTCATTCCGGGCATGTCGCGGTCCGGCTCGACGATTGCAGGCGCACTGGTGATGGGTACCGACAAGCGATCGGCAGCGGAATTCTCCTTCTTCCTGGCCATGCCGACCATGGCGGGTGCGTTTGCCTACGACCTCTACAAGAACCGGGACATCATCAGCCTCGATGAGGCAGGCGTCATCGGCATCGGTTTCGTTGCCGCCTTCATTGCCGCCGTCTTCGTCGTTCGACAGCTGCTCGACTTTGTCTCCCGTCACGGGTTCATGCCGTTTGCCATCTGGCGCATCCTCATCGGCGGACTGGGACTCATCGGGCTTTATGTGGTGGGCTGA
- a CDS encoding methyl-accepting chemotaxis protein, which yields MRHLLLNRLLAAIVSIPVLAILGLGGFLSYESYQNYQQMKYATDLVALGNAGGQLSDGLPSEVFSSPSERSTRRNETDQLYDMVLAQFDALASDDPGLMEIRDELRGMRSNVAAFRAEIDKGNVSPVLGVKYLQPISALANKLMRRGASLIPDAELSGKLLAYFASQQIRDSHNMISSVVPPVFEAKAANLAQISIILRGQLQESHFAPLFTDNGPRDAVAAYSRYLDSNDGKAFMSFFDGIIQHHDHLPASLIEQWTNTAKAHDRITLQLTEEAFKASQALATAKLATAWKQVLIYSLGTLGILLAALGISVFGLRALQRLIGDSETILARLAQDQLEIDIPYTGRKDAIGKMARSSELLRAALMKRRTLEAEAQTREANAQTERRTMMTQLADQFEHSVGGIVNEVSSSASQLQQTASELQRSAEQTSDQARSVASSAEEAGANVSYVASAAEELEASIRDIKRLVDNSASQSQEGAGKAETTRGIVSELQKAALHIGDIVNLISGIAEQTNLLALNATIEAARAGEAGKGFSVVAAEVKELANQTSKATEEISQQINHIQLTTDQAVGAIGSIAEIIGEISKSSGAIATAVEEQGHATGEIAQAVVNASSGTSHVSTSIQEVAQTANSTGSSASQVLSASQNLTSQAHDLKEQMQKFLETVRAA from the coding sequence ATGAGACATCTTTTGCTGAACCGGTTGCTTGCGGCGATAGTTTCCATACCGGTATTGGCCATTCTGGGACTGGGCGGCTTCCTGTCCTATGAGTCCTATCAAAACTACCAGCAAATGAAATATGCCACCGACCTCGTCGCGCTCGGCAATGCTGGCGGGCAGCTGTCCGATGGCCTGCCCAGTGAGGTGTTTTCCTCCCCGAGTGAACGTAGCACGCGTCGCAATGAGACCGATCAGCTCTACGACATGGTTCTCGCGCAGTTTGATGCTCTGGCATCCGATGATCCGGGTCTGATGGAAATCAGGGACGAGCTCAGAGGCATGCGGTCGAATGTGGCGGCCTTTCGTGCCGAGATCGACAAGGGCAATGTTTCCCCCGTACTGGGTGTCAAATATCTTCAGCCCATTTCCGCCCTTGCCAACAAGCTGATGCGGCGCGGGGCATCCCTCATCCCCGACGCGGAATTGTCCGGCAAACTGCTTGCCTATTTCGCCAGCCAGCAAATCCGCGACAGCCACAACATGATCAGCAGTGTCGTGCCGCCAGTGTTCGAGGCCAAAGCCGCCAATCTTGCCCAGATCTCCATCATCCTGCGCGGCCAGCTTCAGGAAAGCCATTTTGCACCGCTGTTCACTGACAATGGTCCGCGCGACGCTGTCGCTGCCTATTCGCGATACCTCGATAGCAATGATGGCAAGGCCTTCATGAGCTTCTTTGACGGCATCATCCAGCACCATGATCATCTGCCGGCCAGCCTCATCGAGCAGTGGACCAACACCGCAAAGGCCCATGACAGGATCACATTGCAGCTGACCGAGGAAGCCTTCAAGGCCAGTCAGGCACTGGCAACCGCGAAGCTGGCAACGGCCTGGAAACAGGTGCTCATCTACAGCCTTGGTACGCTCGGCATTCTGCTGGCCGCTCTCGGTATCAGCGTCTTCGGCCTGCGTGCCCTGCAGCGCCTGATTGGTGACAGTGAAACCATTCTGGCCAGACTGGCACAGGATCAGCTGGAGATAGATATACCCTATACCGGACGAAAGGATGCCATTGGCAAGATGGCGAGGTCATCAGAGCTGTTGCGAGCAGCGCTGATGAAGCGGCGGACGCTGGAAGCAGAAGCGCAGACGCGCGAGGCCAACGCCCAGACTGAACGCCGGACGATGATGACCCAGCTCGCCGACCAGTTCGAGCATTCCGTCGGCGGTATCGTCAATGAGGTTTCAAGTTCGGCCAGCCAGTTGCAGCAGACCGCCTCCGAATTGCAGCGTTCGGCCGAACAGACCTCTGATCAGGCCAGATCGGTTGCCTCCTCCGCCGAGGAAGCCGGGGCCAATGTCTCCTATGTCGCCAGCGCAGCGGAAGAACTGGAAGCCTCCATCCGGGACATCAAGCGCCTGGTCGACAATTCCGCATCACAAAGTCAGGAAGGGGCGGGCAAGGCCGAAACCACACGGGGCATCGTCAGTGAACTGCAGAAGGCTGCTCTTCACATTGGCGACATCGTCAATCTGATTTCGGGCATTGCCGAGCAGACCAACCTTCTGGCGTTGAATGCCACCATCGAGGCGGCACGAGCCGGAGAGGCAGGCAAGGGCTTTTCCGTTGTGGCGGCAGAGGTCAAGGAACTGGCCAACCAGACCAGCAAGGCGACCGAAGAGATCAGCCAGCAGATCAACCACATCCAGCTGACCACGGATCAGGCTGTGGGTGCCATCGGCAGCATCGCCGAAATCATAGGCGAGATCAGCAAATCCTCCGGAGCCATCGCCACCGCAGTCGAAGAACAGGGCCATGCCACAGGCGAGATCGCCCAGGCCGTGGTCAATGCGTCTTCCGGCACCAGCCATGTGTCGACCAGCATTCAGGAGGTGGCGCAAACGGCCAACAGCACCGGCAGCAGCGCCTCGCAGGTGCTTTCCGCCTCGCAGAATCTGACCAGTCAGGCACATGACCTCAAGGAGCAGATGCAGAAGTTCCTCGAAACCGTGCGTGCGGCGTAA
- a CDS encoding class I SAM-dependent methyltransferase, with protein sequence MAQRRGGNSSRQGNPKAGAKAGSGGRSKPSGASRSRDDRPYDSNASGRKPAFKPGRIVKHNQGKDAAREAQQAAKPQEEAHEPFVLPPRPEGPVPRRAPFALMVTDPWDDYALIDMGHGQKLERYGAYTIVRPESQAMGSPRLAKSVWDAADAFFSGDLEEEGPGRWRYPEPLGETWETHWDDIRFYGRFTAFRHVGFFPEQAAHWAWMDRQIRSAYLGRAPRVLNLFGYSGVASLVAARAGAEVTHVDASKKAVGYGKENQMLAGLDDKPIRWIVDDAMKFVQREIRRGNVYDGILLDPPKFGRGPKGEVWQLFEMLPEMLDACRQILSKEALFFTLTCYAMRASYAAFDELMIEVMTGAGGIVESGELMLSEEKGERKLNTSLYTRWRPLTKQEEAEQ encoded by the coding sequence ATGGCTCAGAGGCGCGGTGGAAATTCGTCCAGACAGGGAAACCCCAAAGCTGGGGCAAAAGCGGGCTCCGGTGGCCGCAGCAAACCGTCCGGTGCGTCGCGCAGCAGGGATGACCGCCCGTATGACTCTAATGCCAGTGGGCGCAAGCCAGCCTTCAAGCCCGGTCGCATCGTCAAGCACAATCAGGGAAAGGATGCGGCAAGGGAAGCACAGCAGGCTGCCAAGCCGCAGGAAGAGGCCCATGAGCCTTTCGTCCTGCCACCTCGGCCTGAGGGGCCCGTTCCCCGTCGCGCGCCCTTTGCGCTGATGGTGACCGATCCGTGGGACGACTATGCTCTCATCGATATGGGGCACGGTCAGAAGCTGGAGCGCTACGGCGCCTATACCATCGTCCGTCCTGAATCCCAGGCCATGGGCAGTCCGCGCCTTGCCAAGTCGGTGTGGGATGCGGCTGATGCCTTTTTTTCCGGCGATCTGGAGGAAGAGGGACCGGGGCGTTGGCGCTATCCCGAACCGCTGGGTGAGACATGGGAAACCCATTGGGATGATATCCGTTTCTATGGCCGTTTCACCGCCTTCCGCCATGTCGGCTTCTTCCCTGAACAGGCAGCCCATTGGGCGTGGATGGACCGGCAGATCCGCTCGGCCTATCTCGGTCGTGCGCCGCGCGTGCTCAATCTGTTCGGCTATTCCGGTGTCGCCTCACTGGTTGCCGCCCGCGCCGGCGCCGAGGTGACCCATGTCGATGCCTCCAAGAAGGCCGTCGGCTATGGCAAGGAAAACCAGATGCTGGCCGGTCTCGACGACAAGCCGATCCGCTGGATCGTCGATGACGCCATGAAATTCGTCCAACGCGAAATCCGTCGCGGCAACGTCTATGACGGCATCCTGCTCGATCCCCCCAAGTTTGGCCGCGGCCCCAAGGGTGAGGTCTGGCAATTGTTCGAGATGCTGCCCGAAATGCTGGATGCCTGCCGTCAGATCCTCTCGAAAGAGGCGCTGTTCTTCACGCTTACCTGCTACGCGATGCGTGCCTCCTATGCCGCCTTCGATGAATTGATGATCGAGGTGATGACTGGTGCGGGCGGTATCGTGGAATCGGGCGAATTGATGCTGTCGGAGGAAAAGGGCGAGCGCAAGCTCAACACCTCCCTCTACACCCGCTGGCGACCACTTACCAAACAGGAGGAGGCGGAGCAATAA
- a CDS encoding glutathione S-transferase family protein, giving the protein MLLLYHTMMSVPSRFTRLILAECKATAELKEILPWERTEDFLLVNPAGTVPVLRENDGPPVCGAMTIAEYLDETRGYALGARRLMPDHPNHRAEVRRLVHWFLVKAVDESAGFFIEEKVYKRMRRPSEGGGSPDSTLLRAARANLRIHLNYIAYLTERRKWLAGENFSYADLAAGAMLSSIDYLGEVPWEKEPMVKEWYQRIKSRPAFRPLLNDSLKGIPPSSHYMDLDF; this is encoded by the coding sequence ATGCTTCTGCTCTATCACACCATGATGTCTGTTCCTTCGCGCTTTACACGCCTGATTTTGGCCGAATGTAAGGCAACGGCTGAATTAAAGGAAATTCTGCCCTGGGAACGGACGGAAGATTTCCTGCTGGTCAATCCGGCAGGCACAGTGCCTGTGCTGAGGGAAAATGACGGGCCGCCGGTCTGTGGTGCGATGACGATTGCGGAGTATCTGGACGAGACACGCGGCTATGCGCTTGGGGCTCGCCGTTTGATGCCCGATCATCCCAACCATCGCGCCGAAGTGCGCCGTCTGGTGCACTGGTTTCTGGTCAAGGCGGTGGATGAGAGCGCTGGTTTCTTCATCGAGGAGAAGGTCTACAAGCGCATGCGTCGCCCTAGCGAAGGGGGCGGTTCGCCTGATTCGACCCTGCTCAGGGCTGCGCGGGCCAACTTGCGGATCCATCTCAATTATATTGCTTATCTGACCGAACGGCGCAAATGGCTGGCTGGCGAGAATTTCTCCTACGCCGATCTTGCCGCCGGGGCGATGCTGTCTTCCATCGACTATCTGGGAGAGGTGCCCTGGGAAAAGGAACCCATGGTCAAGGAATGGTATCAGCGCATCAAGTCGCGTCCGGCCTTCCGTCCGCTGCTCAATGACAGTCTCAAGGGCATTCCCCCGTCGAGCCATTACATGGATCTGGACTTCTAG